The genomic segment TGGCGGCGGTGGAGCAGACCACGGGCTGCAAGGTCGTGGGCAACGAGGTCGGCGTGGTCGCGACGCTCGATACCTATACGCTGCGGGTCGAGGCGGTGAAGCGCTCGCCCTCGCTGCCGGGCGATACCGGCGAGGCGCGGTTCCGTCTGAAATGCTAAGTGATTGATTTTGCGTAGGGCCTGCGACCTCCTGTCGCAAGCGCGCGACGCCGGATCTGACGCAGATCAAAGATCGGCATTCATAAAAAGTGATTCATCGATACATGAAACGCGCCCAGATGGAGGCCCCCATGATCCGCCTTTTCGGCATTATCTACGCCCTCGCCGGCCCGACGCTCGCGGGGATTTTGATCACCGCCGCGCTGACGATGAACAAGTTCGACACGATGTCGATGATCTATGCAGCCGCGATCGGCTTCGTGGCGGCGCTGCCCGTCTCGTGGATCGTCGCCAAACAGATCAACGAAAACGTCTGAGCAAGCCCGCTCGGGGCGGCTGGCCTCAGCTCACGCGCGGGGGTAAGCTGCCCCTGCGCAATGAGTGAGGGACCCATGCCGCAAGTCAAAGGGTATAGTGCGACCCAAATCGCACTGCATTGGATCGTTGCGGTGCTGATCGCGCTGCAATTCGGTCTCAACGACGCGATCGGGACGGCGTTTCGCGCGGTGATGCGCGGCGAGGAGGCGGTCACCGGCCCGCTCGTGCCGCAGCACGTTTTCGGCGGCATCCTGATTCTCGCGCTGATGGCCTGGCGGCTGAAGCTGCGGATGAGCCGCGGCGCGCCGCTGCCGCCCGCCGAAGAGGCGCCGCCGCTCCAGCTCGTCGCGAAAGTCACCCACGGGCTGCTCTATCTCGTGACCATCGCGCTGGTGATCTCCGGCGGGCTGGCGTGGTTTGGCAAGATCGGCGCGGCGGGCGAGCTCCATGAGGGCATGACCGGCGCGCTGCTGATCCTGATCGGGCTGCATGTCGTCGGCGCGCTCTACCACCAGTTCGTGCTGAAAACGAACATCATGGAGCGGATGAAACGCCCGCTCGATTGACGCAAGCGGCGGCTTTCAGGCGATGAAGGCCGCCACCTCCGCCTCGAATTCGCGCGGGCGTTCGGCATGCAGCCAATGCCCGGCGCCCTCGATCCGGGCAAATTCCGCCTGCGGAAACTGGTCGAGAATCGCGGGTTTGACCTCTTCCCGCAGATAATTCGACAGCGCCCCGTAGACGAAGAGCGCCGGCCCCTCGAAAACGCCGGGCGTGCCGGGCCAGCCGAGGATCTGCTCCATCTCGGCGCCCAGAACCTCGAGATTGAGCTTCCAGCGCGGCGGGGTCGCCTTCAGATCGAGCGATTGCAGCAAAAACGCCCGCGTCGCCGGGTCGTCGATCGCCTGCGCGAGCCGCCGATCCGCCTCCGAGCGCAGGGTGAGATTCTCGAGATCAAGCACCTGCATCGCGCGTTGCAGCGCCAGATGCGCGGGCCCGTGGCTATAGGCGACGGGCGCCATATCCGCCACCACCAGCCGGCGCACCATCTCGGGCCGCGTGAGCGCCAGCACCATCGCCGCCTTGCCGCCCATCGAATGGCCGAGCACATCCGCCCGCCCGCCATGCGCCGCGATCACCTCGGCCAAGTCGGCGGCCATATCGGCATAGCTGTGGCTCGGCGCCCAAGGGCTGTCGCCATGGTTGCGCTGATCGACCGCGATCACCTCGCGGTCGGCCGAGAGGCGCTTGGCGATCACATTCCAGTTGCGCGCCGAGCCGTAGAGCCCATGCACGATCACAAGCGGCGGGTGCTCGCTGGGCGAGCCATGAAGGACGATGTTCAACATGGCGCGACCCTAACGCGGGCGCGCGCGCTCTTCCAGTCCGTTCGCGTGCGCGCTAGGCTGGGGCCATGAACCCGACCACAGTGCATCAGATGACCGCCCGGATCTCGCAGCTCATGGCCGAACGGCTGGGCGCGAAGGGGCGCACGCTCGACGAACGGCTCGCGAGCCGCACGCGCGTGCTGCCCCGCCGGGTGCGCAAGGCGGTGGCGCTCTTGGCGCAGGCCGAGGCGATGGCGGCCTCGCCGAAGCTGCTCAAACAAAGCGATATGGGCGCGATTTCAGCGGCTTACGATATCGCGCTGCGCTATTTGCAGCCGCTCGACGGCGGCGCGCGGGTGGGGCGGCTCGTCCTCGGTGCGCTGGCGAGCCTCGCGCTCGGGCTGCTGGCGCTTGGCGCGATGCTCTTGCTGGTGCAAAGCCTGCGCGGCGCGCTTTGACGCAAAAGGGCCCCCGCGGGGGCCCTTCGCTCAGTCTGTCGCGTCGCTCAGAGCGTCGGGTAGATCGGGAAGCGCTTGCACAGCGCCTCGACCTTGGCCTTCACCGCCGCTTCGACCGCGCCGTTGTCATCCTCGCCATTGGCGGCCAGCCCGTCGACCACTTCGACGATCAGACGGCCGATTTCGCGGAACTCCGCCTCGCCGAAGCCGCGGGTGGTGCCCGCCGGGGTGCCCAGACGCACGCCCGAGGTGACGGTCGGCTTTTCCGGGTCGAACGGGATGCCGTTCTTGTTGCAGGTGATATGCGCGCGGCCGAGCGCCTTCTCGGTGGCGTTGCCCTTCACGCCTTTCGGGCGCAGGTCGACGAGCATCACATGGGTGTCGGTGCCGCCGGTGACGATATCGAGGCCGCCCTTCATCAGCTCGTCGGCGAGCGCTTGCGCGTTCTTGACGACCTGTTCGGCATAGGCCTTGAACTCGGGGCGCAGCGCCTCGCCGAAGGCCACCGCCTTCGCCGCGATCACATGCATCAGCGGGCCGCCCTGGATCCCCGGGAAGATCGCCGAGTTCACTTTCTTGGCGATCTCCTCGTTGTTGGTGAGGATCATGCCGCCACGCGGGCCGCGCAGGGTCTTGTGGGTGGTGGTGGTCGCGACATCCGCATAGGGGAAGGGCGAGGGGTGCTGGCCGCCGGCCACGAGGCCCGCGAAATGCGCCATGTCGACCATCAGCCAGGCGCCGACCTCATCCGCGATCTCGCGGAACTTGGCGAAATCGATCTGCCGCGGGATCGCCGAGCCGCCGGCGATGATCAGCTTCGGCTGGTGCTCCTTGGCCAGCGCGCGGACCTCGTCGTAATCGATCCGGTTGTCTTGCTTGCGCACGCCGTATTGCACCGCGTTGAACCATTTGCCCGATTGGTTCGGCGCCGCGCCGTGGGTCAGGTGGCCGCCCGAGGCGAGGTTCATGCCGAGGATGGTGTCGCCGGGCTTCAGCAGCGCGGTGAACACGCCCTGGTTGGCCTGGCTGCCCGAGTTCGGCTGCACGTTGGCAAACTCACAGCCAAACAGCGCCTTGGCGCGGTCGATCGCGAGGTTTTCGGCCACGTCGACGAACTGGCAGCCGCCGTAGTAGCGCTTGCCCGGGTAGCCCTCGGCGTATTTGTTGGTCATCACCGAGCCCTGAGCCTCCATCACCGCCTTCGAGACGATGTTTTCGGAGGCGATCAACTCGATCTCGTCGCGCTGGCGGCCGAGCTCGTTGGTGATCGAGCCGAAGAGCTCCGGGTCACGGGTGGAAAGGCTTTCGGTAAAGAAGCCAGCGTCGCGTTGGGCGGTCATGGGCGTCTCCAGACAAGGATTTTTCGCCGTCCGTTTATCGCAGAAACTTGGGCGCCGAAAGCGCTCAAAACGACATAAAGCCATTTTGGCGCGGCATAATGCGCGCCCATTCGCGCTTGTGTTTCCGATCGGCGCTTGTCACACCTTGGGGGAAACGGGGGAGGCGCAGGTGAACAGGCCCAACCACATCCATTTCGCGGCCTCCTCGAGCGAGACGGCGCAGGCGGCGCTGGCCGAGCTCACCGCGCTTTACGGGCAGGTGCCGCGCGCGCGGGCCGATGTCATCGTGGCGCTGGGCGGCGACGGGTTCATGCTGCAATGCCTCCATGAGGGCTCCGAGCTGCCGGTCTACGGGATGAACCGCGGCTCGGTCGGCTTCCTGATGAACGATTTTGCCGCCGAGAGCCTGCCCGAGCGCCTCGCCGCGGCCGAGGAGGCGGTGATCAACCCGCTGCGGATGCGCGCGCAAACCATCGGCGGGGCGCAGCATCAGGCGCTCGCGATCAACGAGGTGGCGCTCTTGCGCGCGGGGCCACAGGCCGCCAAGCTCAGGATCTCGATCAACGGCAAGGTGCGGATGGAGGAGCTGATCTGCGACGGCGCGATCGTCTCCACGCCGGCGGGCTCGACCGCCTACAACTACTCCGCCTATGGCCCGATCCTGCCGATCGGCTCGGGCGTGCTCGCGCTCACCGGCATCGCGAGTTTCCGGCCCCGGCGCTGGCGCGGCGCGATTCTGCCGGCCACCGCGGTGGTGCGCTTTGACGTGCTCGAGGCCGAGAAACGCCCGGTGATGGCCGATGCCGACAGCCGCTCGGTGGCGCCTGTCGAATGGGTCGAGGTCTGCTCCGAACCCGCGATCGAGCACCGCATCCTCTTCGACCCGGGCCACGGCCTCGAGGAGCGGCTGATGCGCGAGCAATTCGCCTGAGGCTCAGCCCGCTTTCCAGGCCTCGAGCTTGCGGTAAAGCGTCGAGGGCGCCACACCGAGCTCGCGCGCGGCCCGCGGCACCGAGCCGTCGTGGCGCGCCAGCGCCTCCTCGATCGCGTAACGCTCGATCTCGGCCAGCGTGAGCCCCGCCAGATCGGCGCGCAGCGCGTCGGTGGGCGCGCGCTCGAGAGGCGCCGCGGTCTGCGCCAGATCGGCCGGCAGCATCGCCTCGGTCAGCTCCGGCCCGTCATGCATCACCGCCGCCGAGCGCATCACATTCATCAGCTGGCGCACATTGCCCGGCCAGTCCTGCGCGCAAAGCGCCGCCTCGGCGCCCGCGCTCAGCCGGGTGAAACCGCGCCCCTCGAGGCTCGCGAAATGGCGCAGCGCCGCGCGCGCGAGCTCGGGGATATCCTCGCGCCGCGCCCGCAGCGGCGGCAGCGCGATCGGCACCACATGGAGCCGATAATAGAGATCCTCGCGCAGCCGCCCCTCGCGCAGCGCCACCAGCGGATCGCGCGTCGAGGCCGCGATCACCCGCACATCGACCTTGCGCGCCTCGGCGGCGCCGAGCGGCCGGATCGTGCCGCTTTGCAAGAACCGCAGGAGCTTGCTTTGCAAGCTCAGATCGAGCTCGCAGATCTCGTCGAGAAACAGCGTGCCGCCATCGGCGAGCTCCGCCGCGCCCGGCTTGTCGGCCCCGCCCGCGCCGCGGCTCTGGCCGAAGACCTCGATCTCGAGCCGGTCGAGCGGGATCACGCCGCAATCGAGCGGCACGAAAGCGCCGGCGCCGCCGCGCGGCGAAAGCGCATGGATCGCCTGCGCGCAAAGCTCCTTGCCGGTGCCGCTCTCGCCAGTGATGAACACCGGCGCCATCGAGCGCGCCGAGGAGCGCATCCGCGCATAGACCTGCTGCATCGTCTCGGATTGGCCGATGAAGCCCGGCGCCGGGGTGCGCATCTCCTGCGCGCCGGGCGGCAGCGCGAGCGCGGCCGTGTGGCGCGCATTCTGGATCGCCGCCATCAGCCGCGCCTCGTTCACCGGCTTGACGAGGAAATCCTGCGCCCCCGCCCGCATCGCCGCCACCGCCCGGTCGATCGAGCGATCGGCGGTGATCACCACCACCGCCGCCTGCGGGCAGATCGCGAGCATCTCCTGCAGCACCGAGATTCCGTCGCGGTCGGGCAGCATCAGATCCAGCAGCACCACCCCCGCGCCCGGGCTGCGAAAGAGCCCGAGCCCTTCGCCCGCGCTGCCCGCCGAAAGCACGGTGAGCCCCGCCGCGCGCAGGTGGGTTTCGTAGATGATCCGCAGGCTCGCGGTATCCTCGATGAGCAGGATATCGGCCGGCGGGCCGCCGTCGAGCGCGGTCGGAGCGAGCGGGGCGATCATGACTGCGGCTCCTCGCGGCGCGCGGCGGCCTGCTGCTGGGCATAATGGATCAGCCGGTCGATCTGCACGAGCGCGGCCCGGCCCGCGATGCGGATCGCCTCGGCCTCGCCATCATGGGCGGCGCTGTTGAGCCGCTCGGTCGCGCGGTAAAGCGCCATCGCGCCGACCGCCCCCGCGACCGAGCTCAGGACATGGGTCTGCGCGCGGATCGCGGCGATGTCGGGGTGGGGCAGGGCGATATCGAGCCCGCCCTCGACGCGCTTGAGATCGGCGATCAGCCGGCTGAGAAGCTCGCGCGCGCCGCTCGGCCCGGCGAGGACCAGAAGTTGCTCGAGCTCGCCCGTGTCGAGCTCGTCCGCCTCGGCCGCCCCCGTCGCCTGCGCGCCCGCCTCGGCCGCGGCCTGCGCCGGCGCCCCGCCTGGCCCCGCCGCCCCGGGCCCGCCGCGCCGGCCCGCCCGCGTCATCGCCTCGTCGATCGCGGCGGAGAGCTGGCTCATCCCGATCAACGGCTTGGCCATGATCGCATCCGCCCCGGCGGCATAGATCGCATCGCGGTTGGCGCGCAGCACATAGGCCGTGCAGGCCACGATCGGCAGGCCCTCGGCCCCCGCCACCACGCCCCCGCGCACCAGCCGCATCAGCTCGATCCCCGAGAGCCGCGGCATCTCGATATCGACGATCGCCAGGTCGAAGGGCGCCGCCTCGAGCGCGGCGAGCGCCTCCTCGCCATCGGAGACGAGCACGCAGCGCGTGCCCATCGCGGCGAGCATGTGGCTGAGCACGATCTGGTTGGTCTCGCTGTCCTCGGCGACGAGAATGCGCCGCCCGGCGAGATCGGGGAGCGGCGTGCTCGGCGCGAGCGCCATCGGCACCGGGCGCAACATCGGCACGCGCAGGCTGACCCAGGCCCCGCCCTCCGCCCGGTTGGCCAGTTCAAGCGCCCCGCCCATCCGCGCCGCCAACCCCTTGGCGATGAACAGCCCAAGCCCTTCGCCCGGCTTGTCCGCCGCCGCCCCGCGCGCCCCCGCGGTGCCAAGCTGCGCGAGCTCCGCGCCAAAGCCCGGCCCGTCATCGACCACGCAAAACCGCAAGGCCTCCTCGCCCTCGAGCACCACCGTCACCCGCACCGCACCGGCATCGGTGAACTTGATCGCATTGGACAGGATATTGCCGAGCGCACGGTCGAGCGCCAGCCGGTCGACCCGCACCAGCGAGGGCACATCGGGCGCCAGCGCGATCTGGAACTCGAGCCCCTTTTCCCGCGCCGCGCCCTTCCAGCGCATCTCGAGATCGTAAAGCAGCCCCGCAATCTCGACCGCCGGGCCCGAGCCGATCCCGGTCTGCTCGGCCACAAGCGTCAGCCCCTCCTCGAGCAGCCGCGCCAAAAGCTCGCCCGAGGCGCGCACGCGCTCGAGCTGCAACCGCGTCGGATCATCGAGACGATCGTGCGAGACGAGCCGAAGCCCGCCGAGAATATCGCAAAGAGCGGCGCGCAGATCATGGCCGATCAGCCGCAGGCGGGCCAGTTGCGCTTGATCTTCGGGGGAGCCGGGGCTCTGTCGACGCGCTTCGGAGTTTATATTCATGATGAAACCTTTGGCGGATCATCCCGACCTCAAGGATTCATTGCAAGCGCCACGCAATAGATAGGGGGAAAATCTCTGTTTCCGTTCCCGGCAAAAATCGGGCGGAAATGTGGCGGAAACCGGGCACTCCGGTTCCCGCCGCTGATTTATTTGGCCGCGGGGAAGCCCATCGCCTTCAGCGCCTCGGTGATCTCGTCGAGAATCGCCGGGTCGTCGATGGTGGCGGGCATCTTGTAGGCCTCGCCATCGGCGATCTTGACCATCGTGCCGCGCAGGATCTTGCCCGAGCGCGTCTTCGGCAGCCGGTCGACCACGGTGGCGAGCTTGAAGGCCGCAACCGGGCCGATCTGATCGCGCACGAGGCCCACACATTCCTTCACGATCGTCTTGTGATCGCGCTCGCAGCCCTTGTTGAGGCACAGGAACCCGAGCGGCTGTTGGCCCTTGAGGTCATCGGAAATGCCGATCACCGCGCATTCGGCGACATCGGGATGCGAGGCGAGAACCTCCTCCATCGCCCCGGTCGAGAGCCGGTGGCCCGCGACGTTGATCACGTCATCGGTGCGCGCCATGATGTAGAGATAGCCGTCCTCATCCATGTAGCCCGCGTCGCCGGTCTCGTAATAGCCCGGGAAATGCTCGAGATAGCTCTTCTTGTAGCGCGCCTCGGCGTTCCAGAGCGTGGGCAGCGTGCCGGGCGGCAGCGGCAGCTTGATCGCGATCGCGCCGAGCTCGCCCGGCTTGAGCGGATGGCCGCCCTCATCGAGCACCTGCACGTCATAGCCCGGCATCGCCACCGAGGGCGAGCCGATCTTGGTCGGCAGCTCTTCGATGCCGATCGGGTTCGCCGCGATCGCCCAGCCGGTCTCGGTCTGCCACCAGTGATCGACGACCGGCACGCCCAGATGCTCCTGCGCCCATTTCACGGTGTCCGGGTCCGCCCGCTCGCCGGCGAGGAACAGCGCTTGCAGGTCATGCAGCTTGTAGCGCTTGATCCACTCGCCCGTCGGGTCTTCGCGCTTGATCGCGCGCAGCGCGGTCGGCGCGGTGAAGAAGCTCTTGATCCGGTTGTTCTGGATCACCCGCCAGAACACGCCCGGATGCGGCGTGCCGACCGGCTTGCCCTCGAAGACGACCGTGGTCGCCCCCGCGATCAGCGGCCCGTAGCAGATATAGCTGTGGCCCACGACCCAACCCACGTCGGAGGCGGCCCAGAACCGATCCCCCGCCTCGATGTTGTAGATCGCCTTCATCGTCCAGCTCAGCGCGACGAGATGGCCGCCGGTGTGGCGCACGACGCCCTTCGGCTGGCCGGTGGTGCCCGAGGTGTAGAGGATATAGGCCGGGTGGTTGCCCTCGACCGGCACGCAATCGGCCGGTTTCACGCCATACTGGAACCCGTGCCAGGAGAAATCGCGGCCCTCGACGAGCTTGGCAACCTCTTGTTCGCGCTGGAAAATAACGCAGAACTCGGGCTTGTGCTCGGCCTGGTCGATGGCGGCATCGAGGAGCGGCTTGTAATGCACGACGCGGTTCGGCTCGAGCCCGCACGACGCCGCGATGATCGCCTTGGGCTGGCAATCGTCGATCCGCACCGCGAGCTCATGGGCCGCAAAGCCGCCGAACACCACCGAATGGATCGCGCCAAGCCGCGCACAGGCCAGCATCGCCTCGAGCGCCTCGGGGATCATCGGCATGTAGATGATGACCCGGTCGCCCTTCTCGACGCCGCGCATCCGCAGCGCGCCGGCGAGCGAGGCCACGCGCTGTTGCAGCTCCTTGTAGGTGATGCCCTTGGTCGAATGGGTGATCGGGCTTTCGTGCATGATCGCGATCTGGTCGCCGCGACCGGCCAGAACATGGCGGTCGACCGCGTTCCAGCAGGTGTTGACCATGCCGTCCGAGAACCATTCATAGAGCGGGGCGTTGTCGTCGAAGAGCGCCTTCGAGGGCTTCTCATTCCAGTCGATCGCTTCGGCTGCCTGCATCCAGAACCCGTTCGGGTCGGCTTTCCAGTTGGCGTAGACGTCCGTGTATCCCATAGCGTGCCTCCTCCAAGCTTGAACGCTTGTTAGGCAGGCGGAAAGATTCCCGCAAGATTGTTGCAGGGCCCCGAGGCATTTTGATACGAAATATTTGCAGAATTACGCCGAAGCTCTCCGCAAATCTATGCAAACCCTGCGTCACTATGCAGGGTTACGCTTCGTGAATATCGGATTTGCAAATTTTCCACGATTTGCAACATGGGGCGGCCCGCAAGCCGCCCCACCTGCCGTCAGCCGTAATGCGCCACCGGCGTGCCCGCCAGCGCCGACATGTTCAACAGCCCCCGCGTGGTGATCGAGGGGGTGACGATATGGGCCTTGTTGCCCATCCCCATCAGGATCGGCCCGACCTCGAGCCCGCCGGCCTTCGCCTTGAGGATGTTGCGCACCCCCGAAGCCGCATCGGTATTGGCGAAGATCAGCACATTGGCCGAGCCCTCGAACCGCGCCTCCGGCATCAGCCGCGCGCGGATCTCGGGGTCGAGGGCCGCGTCGATATGCATCTCGCCCTCATAGGCGAAATCGGGCTCGCGCGCGTCGAGCATCTCGAGGGCGGCGCGCATCCGACGCCCCGAATCGGTGTCGAGATTGCCGAACTGGCTATGCGAGCACAGCGCCACCTTCGGCGTGAGCCCGAAGCGGCGCACATGCCGCGCCGCGCCGATCACCGTGGCGGTGATCTCGGCCGGGGTCGGCTCATGGTGGACATGGGTATCGGCGATGAAGAGCGGCCCGTCCTCGAGGATCATCAGGCTGAGCGCGCCGACCGGGTGCAGCCCGTCGCGCGCGAGCACCTGGCGGATGTAGTTGAGATGCCACAGATATTGCCCGAAGGTGCCGCAGATCATGCTGTCGGCATCGCCCCGATAGACCGCGACCGCCGCGATCGCGGTGGTGTTGGTGCGCATGATCGCGCGGGCGAGGTCCGGCGTCACGCCGCGGCGCGCCATCAGCTCGTGATAGGTGCCCCAATACTCGCGGTAGCGCGGGTCGTTTTCCGGGTTCACGATCTCGAAATCCGCCTCCGGCCGGATCGGCAGGCCCGCGCGTTCGCAGCGCGCCGCGATCACCTCGGGCCGCCCGATCAGGATCGGCCGGTCGGTGGTTTCCTCGAGCATCGCATTGGCCGCGCGCAGCACGCGCTCGTTCTCGCCCTCGGCGAAGATGATCCGCCGGCTGACGGTGGCCGCGGCCTCGAAGACCGGCCGCATCAGCAGGGCGGATTTGAACACCGAGCCCTCGAGCGCGCGCTTGTAGGCGCCCAGATCCTCGATCGGGCGGGTGGCGACGCCGGTCTCCATCGCGGCCTTCGCAACCGCCGAGGAGACCACCCCGATCAGCCGCGGGTCAAAAGGTTTCGGGATCAGGTAATCGGGCCCGAAGGTCATCCGCTCGCCGCGATAGGCCGCCGCCGCCTCGGCCGAGGTCGTGGCCCGCGCCAGCGCCGCGATCCCCTCGATACAGGCGAGCTGCATCTCGTCGTTGATCGTCGTGGCGCCGACATCGAGCGCGCCGCGGAAGATGAACGGGAAACAGAGCACGTTGTTGACCTGATTGGGGAAATCCGACCGCCCCGTCGCGATGATCGCCTCGGGCGCGACCGCGCGCACCGCATCGGGCAGGATCTCCGGCGTCGGGTTCGCCAGCGCAAAGATCACCGGCCGCGGCGCCATACGCGCCACCATCTCGGGCTTGAGCACGCCCGGCCCCGAGAGCCCGAGGAACATGTCCGCCCCGTCGATCACCTCATCGAGCGTGCGCTTGTCGGTGGCCTGCGCATAGGCCGCCTTTTGCGGGTTCATATCCTCCGTGCGGCCCTCGTAGACGAGGCCATGGATATCGCACAGCCAGACGTTCTCGCGCTTCACCCCGAGCTTGAGCAGCATGTTGAGGCAGGCGATCCCGGCGGCGCCGCCGCCCGTCGAGACGATCTTGATCTCGTCGAAACGCTTGCCCGAGATATGCATCGCATTGGTCGCCGCCGCCCCGACCACGATCGCGGTGCCGTGCTGGTCATCGTGGAACACCGGGATATTCATCCGCTCGCGGCAGATCTTCTCGACGATGAAGCAATCGGGCGCCTTGATATCCTCGAGGTTGATCGCCCCGAAGGAGGGCTCGAGCGCGCAGACGATCTCGGCGAGCTTTTCCGGGTCGGGCTGGTTCAGCTCGATGTCGAAGGCGTCGATATTGGCGAATTTCTTGAAGAGCACGGCCTTGCCCTCCATCACGGGCTTGGCCGCCAGCGCGCCGATATTGCCAAGGCCCAGCACGGCGGTGCCGTTGGTGACCACCGCGACAAGATTGCCCCGCGCGGTATAGCGCGCCGCGGTCGCAGGGTCGGCCTTGATCTCGAGACAGGCCTCCGCAACCCCGGGGCTGTAGGCGCGGCTCAGGTCGCGCCCGTTCGCGAGCGGCTTCGTCGCCCGGATCTCCAGCTTCCCGGGTTTGGGGAATTCGTGATACTCGAGCGCCGCGTGGCGCGCGGCGTCGTGCCGTGCCTCTTCCATGTTTGCCTCCCAGAAACTGGTTTAGCCTTAAACTATTTCCCTGCGCGGGGGAATAGGCGCGATCGGCCCGGCGCGCAAGGCGGCCTTGCGCGGGCGGGGCTGCCGACGCGGCAGCGCTTGCATCGGCGCTCGGCCCGGCGCAGAGTCGGAAATGAACCTTTTGGACAAATCACGGTTGGACAAATCAAGGGGGTCTGCCCATGTCGCTTCTCGAAGAGGCCCGCGCGGTGCGCGAAAATGCCTATGCGCCCTATTCGCGCTTCAAGGTCGGCGCGGCGGTGCGCGCGGCCTCGGGGGCGGTCTATCGCGGCGTGAATGTCGAGAACGTGGCCTACCCGGAGGGCACCTGCGCCGAGGCCGGCGCGATCGCGGCGATGGTGGCGGCGGGCGAGACCGAGATCA from the Rhodobacter xanthinilyticus genome contains:
- a CDS encoding cytochrome b, yielding MPQVKGYSATQIALHWIVAVLIALQFGLNDAIGTAFRAVMRGEEAVTGPLVPQHVFGGILILALMAWRLKLRMSRGAPLPPAEEAPPLQLVAKVTHGLLYLVTIALVISGGLAWFGKIGAAGELHEGMTGALLILIGLHVVGALYHQFVLKTNIMERMKRPLD
- a CDS encoding alpha/beta fold hydrolase gives rise to the protein MLNIVLHGSPSEHPPLVIVHGLYGSARNWNVIAKRLSADREVIAVDQRNHGDSPWAPSHSYADMAADLAEVIAAHGGRADVLGHSMGGKAAMVLALTRPEMVRRLVVADMAPVAYSHGPAHLALQRAMQVLDLENLTLRSEADRRLAQAIDDPATRAFLLQSLDLKATPPRWKLNLEVLGAEMEQILGWPGTPGVFEGPALFVYGALSNYLREEVKPAILDQFPQAEFARIEGAGHWLHAERPREFEAEVAAFIA
- the glyA gene encoding serine hydroxymethyltransferase, whose amino-acid sequence is MTAQRDAGFFTESLSTRDPELFGSITNELGRQRDEIELIASENIVSKAVMEAQGSVMTNKYAEGYPGKRYYGGCQFVDVAENLAIDRAKALFGCEFANVQPNSGSQANQGVFTALLKPGDTILGMNLASGGHLTHGAAPNQSGKWFNAVQYGVRKQDNRIDYDEVRALAKEHQPKLIIAGGSAIPRQIDFAKFREIADEVGAWLMVDMAHFAGLVAGGQHPSPFPYADVATTTTHKTLRGPRGGMILTNNEEIAKKVNSAIFPGIQGGPLMHVIAAKAVAFGEALRPEFKAYAEQVVKNAQALADELMKGGLDIVTGGTDTHVMLVDLRPKGVKGNATEKALGRAHITCNKNGIPFDPEKPTVTSGVRLGTPAGTTRGFGEAEFREIGRLIVEVVDGLAANGEDDNGAVEAAVKAKVEALCKRFPIYPTL
- a CDS encoding NAD kinase — its product is MNRPNHIHFAASSSETAQAALAELTALYGQVPRARADVIVALGGDGFMLQCLHEGSELPVYGMNRGSVGFLMNDFAAESLPERLAAAEEAVINPLRMRAQTIGGAQHQALAINEVALLRAGPQAAKLRISINGKVRMEELICDGAIVSTPAGSTAYNYSAYGPILPIGSGVLALTGIASFRPRRWRGAILPATAVVRFDVLEAEKRPVMADADSRSVAPVEWVEVCSEPAIEHRILFDPGHGLEERLMREQFA
- a CDS encoding sigma-54-dependent transcriptional regulator yields the protein MIAPLAPTALDGGPPADILLIEDTASLRIIYETHLRAAGLTVLSAGSAGEGLGLFRSPGAGVVLLDLMLPDRDGISVLQEMLAICPQAAVVVITADRSIDRAVAAMRAGAQDFLVKPVNEARLMAAIQNARHTAALALPPGAQEMRTPAPGFIGQSETMQQVYARMRSSARSMAPVFITGESGTGKELCAQAIHALSPRGGAGAFVPLDCGVIPLDRLEIEVFGQSRGAGGADKPGAAELADGGTLFLDEICELDLSLQSKLLRFLQSGTIRPLGAAEARKVDVRVIAASTRDPLVALREGRLREDLYYRLHVVPIALPPLRARREDIPELARAALRHFASLEGRGFTRLSAGAEAALCAQDWPGNVRQLMNVMRSAAVMHDGPELTEAMLPADLAQTAAPLERAPTDALRADLAGLTLAEIERYAIEEALARHDGSVPRAARELGVAPSTLYRKLEAWKAG
- a CDS encoding hybrid sensor histidine kinase/response regulator, translating into MNINSEARRQSPGSPEDQAQLARLRLIGHDLRAALCDILGGLRLVSHDRLDDPTRLQLERVRASGELLARLLEEGLTLVAEQTGIGSGPAVEIAGLLYDLEMRWKGAAREKGLEFQIALAPDVPSLVRVDRLALDRALGNILSNAIKFTDAGAVRVTVVLEGEEALRFCVVDDGPGFGAELAQLGTAGARGAAADKPGEGLGLFIAKGLAARMGGALELANRAEGGAWVSLRVPMLRPVPMALAPSTPLPDLAGRRILVAEDSETNQIVLSHMLAAMGTRCVLVSDGEEALAALEAAPFDLAIVDIEMPRLSGIELMRLVRGGVVAGAEGLPIVACTAYVLRANRDAIYAAGADAIMAKPLIGMSQLSAAIDEAMTRAGRRGGPGAAGPGGAPAQAAAEAGAQATGAAEADELDTGELEQLLVLAGPSGARELLSRLIADLKRVEGGLDIALPHPDIAAIRAQTHVLSSVAGAVGAMALYRATERLNSAAHDGEAEAIRIAGRAALVQIDRLIHYAQQQAAARREEPQS
- the prpE gene encoding propionate-CoA ligase PrpE gives rise to the protein MGYTDVYANWKADPNGFWMQAAEAIDWNEKPSKALFDDNAPLYEWFSDGMVNTCWNAVDRHVLAGRGDQIAIMHESPITHSTKGITYKELQQRVASLAGALRMRGVEKGDRVIIYMPMIPEALEAMLACARLGAIHSVVFGGFAAHELAVRIDDCQPKAIIAASCGLEPNRVVHYKPLLDAAIDQAEHKPEFCVIFQREQEVAKLVEGRDFSWHGFQYGVKPADCVPVEGNHPAYILYTSGTTGQPKGVVRHTGGHLVALSWTMKAIYNIEAGDRFWAASDVGWVVGHSYICYGPLIAGATTVVFEGKPVGTPHPGVFWRVIQNNRIKSFFTAPTALRAIKREDPTGEWIKRYKLHDLQALFLAGERADPDTVKWAQEHLGVPVVDHWWQTETGWAIAANPIGIEELPTKIGSPSVAMPGYDVQVLDEGGHPLKPGELGAIAIKLPLPPGTLPTLWNAEARYKKSYLEHFPGYYETGDAGYMDEDGYLYIMARTDDVINVAGHRLSTGAMEEVLASHPDVAECAVIGISDDLKGQQPLGFLCLNKGCERDHKTIVKECVGLVRDQIGPVAAFKLATVVDRLPKTRSGKILRGTMVKIADGEAYKMPATIDDPAILDEITEALKAMGFPAAK